One window from the genome of Glycine soja cultivar W05 chromosome 12, ASM419377v2, whole genome shotgun sequence encodes:
- the LOC114378892 gene encoding uncharacterized protein LOC114378892, which yields MYKEIEVYMDDMIAKSRIEEEHLVNLQKLFERIPIEVDPDKVKATLDIPELRIEKQFRGFLGLLNYIARFISQFTACKMNYSQLERMCCALVWASHRLRQYMLSHTTWLVSKMDPIKYIFEKPALTGRMAWWHVLLSEFDIVYVTQKAIKGSALVDYLAQQPLNDYQSMYSEFPDENIMVLFGENVEDEDLDKWIMWFDGASNALGHGVGAALVSPDNQRIPFMARLSFDCTKNMVEYEACALEIQAAIDFNVKLLKVYRDSALVIHQLKGEWETTDHKLIPY from the exons ATGTATAAGGAGATTGAAGTCTACATGGATGATATGATTGCCAAATCTAGAATcgaggaggaacacctcgtCAACTTACAAAAGTTATTTGAACGAATAC CGATAGAAGTAGATCCTGACAAGGTGAAAGCCACCCTTGATATTCCTGAACTGCGAATAGAGAAGCAGTTCCGAGGTTTCTTGGGGCTCTTGAATTACATAGCAAGGTTCATATCACAGTTCACCGCCTGTAAGATGAACTACTCTCAGCTGGAAAGGATGTGTTGTGCTttggtatgggcatcccatcgtcTAAGACAATATATGTTGAGCCATACTACTTGGttggtatccaagatggacccgatcAAATACATttttgagaagcctgctctTACGGGGCGGATGGCTTGGTGGCATGTTCTGCTATCTGAGTTCGACATtgtctatgtcacccaaaaggcaatAAAGGGGAGTGCCTTggtagattatttggctcagcaacCTCTCAACGACTACCAATCGATGTATTCAGAGTTTCCAGATGAAAACATCATGGTCTTGTtcggagaaaatgtggaggatGAGGATCTGGATAAGTGGATTATGTGGTTCGACGGCGCATCCAACGCCCTAGGCCATGGGGTTGGGGCGGCTTTGGTCTCTCCTGACAATCAACGCATTCCCTTCATGGCTAGATTGAGCTTTGATTGCACGAAAAATATGGTTGAATACGAGGCATGTGCCCTCGAAATCCAAGCAGCAATTGACTTCAACGTCAAATTGCTCAAAGTATACCGAGATTCAGCCTTGGTGATCCATCAATTGAAGGGAGAATGGGAGACTACGGATcacaagttgataccctattaG